One Thermoplasmata archaeon DNA segment encodes these proteins:
- the nadA gene encoding quinolinate synthase NadA has translation MSLEAEVRRLKEERNAVLLAHNYQRPEVQDIADYVGDSLYLSRTAMEADRPVILFAGVRFMAETAKILNPTKTVLLPDLKAGCALSDSITAPQLRSWKSEHPGAAVVAYVNTSADVKAESDYCCTSSNAIRIVNSIPADQEILFLPDMFLGDYVRRQTGRKMHLWVGDCPVHAKMRPEDLARARSEHPRATVLAHPECGCSTQALPHVDRVLSTDGMVQFAKETHDPVVLVATEVGILHRMRQINPTTRFLPIDAGTICPYMKEIDLGDIRDSLRDMRHVIDVPPDVAARARRALERMVAS, from the coding sequence ATGTCGCTCGAGGCCGAGGTGCGCCGGCTCAAGGAGGAACGCAACGCCGTCCTCCTCGCGCACAACTACCAGCGCCCCGAGGTGCAGGACATCGCCGATTACGTCGGGGACTCCTTGTACCTGTCGCGCACCGCGATGGAAGCGGACCGCCCCGTGATCCTCTTCGCGGGCGTCCGCTTCATGGCCGAGACGGCGAAGATCCTCAACCCCACCAAGACCGTCCTCCTGCCCGACCTCAAGGCGGGGTGCGCGCTTTCCGACTCGATCACGGCCCCGCAGCTGCGGAGCTGGAAGTCCGAGCATCCCGGGGCGGCGGTCGTGGCGTATGTCAACACCTCGGCCGACGTCAAGGCCGAGTCCGACTACTGCTGCACGAGCTCCAACGCGATCCGCATCGTGAACTCGATCCCGGCCGACCAGGAGATCCTCTTCCTCCCCGACATGTTCCTGGGGGACTACGTCCGTCGCCAGACCGGCCGCAAGATGCACCTGTGGGTCGGGGACTGCCCGGTCCACGCGAAGATGCGCCCGGAGGACCTCGCGCGGGCCCGTTCCGAGCATCCCCGTGCGACCGTCCTCGCGCACCCGGAGTGCGGGTGCTCCACGCAGGCGCTCCCGCACGTCGACCGGGTGCTGTCGACGGACGGGATGGTCCAGTTCGCGAAGGAGACCCACGACCCGGTGGTCCTGGTGGCGACCGAGGTGGGGATCCTCCATCGGATGCGTCAAATCAACCCGACGACCCGGTTCTTGCCGATCGATGCCGGGACGATCTGTCCGTACATGAAGGAGATCGATCTCGGCGACATCCGAGATTCTCTGCGCGACATGCGCCACGTCATCGACGTGCC